The Candidatus Zixiibacteriota bacterium genomic sequence TTTTCGCCGACACACTCAGCAATCACGGTCAGGTCATCTTTTTTGAGAACGTACAAGACACCGTAGATATATTCGGAGACCCTGCGCGGCACCCCGTCGAACTGGTCGTCAATATTAATAGTGTACTGTTTTTGCACCTCGACTTTGACACCTTCGAAATCCCCCACCCTGGCCCTGCGGGTACGGTCAAATTCGGGAGTGAAGTTGGCCCGGGAAGGCATCGTGAAGCGTTTAAGAGCTTCCTCGACGATATCAATGTCTTCATCTTCGATGACCTCGATCAGGTGCAACAGGCTGTCCGGCTCCAGCTCGGTAGTGTCAGCCAGAAGCGTCAGCATCGGCGGGGTAAAATAACTGCGGTCATTGCCGAAATGCATCGGCACCACCGGGCTCCGCTTGAGGACGATCAAACGGCGGATATCGTCATCGTCGCCCACCTTCTTGATCTTCCAGCCGTCACTTACCTTGAGGCTGAATTCATAGTTGTTGTCCAGATAGAGCGTATCCCCTTTAACTTCACCGGCATCTTCGGCCAGGCCTGCCTGCAGGCCCGTAAGTAAAAATATCGTGGTAAAAATCAATATCAGCTTTTTCACGGTTCCTCCCTGTTTTTATTATCATATTAAAGTTTTTGTCTTATGTCAATTGATAGAACATATACTTGATTATACCGAGTTCAAAAAGAAATGTTCTCGAAGCCGGCTATTTGAGAAGAAGCATCTTGACGACTTCATCGATCCCCCCGACTTTGACCCGTAAAAAATAGATCCCGCTGGCGAGCCTGCCACCGCCATCGGCCTTGCCGTCCCAGCGCAGATCAAGGCTTCCGGCGGAAACGACCTGCCGGCTGAGCTGGCGCACTTTCTGTCCCAGGGCATTAAAAATCTCTACTTCGAGCGTCTGCCCGCTCACCGCTTCCGGGATATCAAGCTCGATTACGGTCTCGGCATTGAAAGGATTGGGATAATTCTGGGCCAGCCTGAATTTTTCCGGGATAACCTCATCCGGAGCCTGCTTTTCAAACTCGCTCAGGCTTAACTGATAGCTCAGCAGGCTGAAATCATCGGCCGCCAGAAGCAAACTGTCAGCCAGCGCCAGATTGACAAGCCCCCCGGAGGTCTGATATGAACTAACTTGAATCAAACTGTCGGCATCCTTTTCGAAGATCACCAGACCAGAATTTTTCGCTCCGCAGACAAGAAAATCCTCGTACAATTCGACATCGTACAACGTATCGGCCAGGGCGTTTTCAACACCGTCAAAGACCGGTACACCATCGGCAAGAACATACCTGCGCAGCCCCTCATTGCCGACGCCATAGATATATGTACCATCGAACAGCAGTTCATTGATACCGATTCCCCAGTTAATATTATCGATGAAGTCGATCGCTTCAGGATCGCTGATATCATAAGCTTTTCCGTTTCCGCCCCGGGTGGCATAATAGAGATAATCCCGATCGATGTGAACATCCGAAAGAGCGCTCAACTTGTAGAGGCTCGCCCTTTCATGGTATGATCCCAAAGACAGCTCGATTTCGTGCAGGTGGATATTTCCACGGCTACGAAATGCCAGAAGCGCTCTCTGGTCACCGGCTACGACTGCGCTCATGGAATGAATATCGATTGTGATCGGAATCGAGAGGATTTCATGCAGGCTACCATCCTCGAGCATCATGGTGATCCAGATCCTGCGATTGTAGTTATCCGCGATGAACAGGTAGTCACCGGCAATTTCGAGGTCATCGGCACGTGCGGGATGACGCTCGATCATGTTCAAATTTCCATCCGCATCAGGTTTTACGATTAAAAGCGGTCCGGCGCCGGAAGCGACATAGGCAAAACCACCATGCAGAACGACATCCTCGATACTCCCTGCTGAACTTATCTCAGCCAGCGGTTTCAACCCCCATCCATTTTCCACCTCGTAGATACGCGCGGCCTTGAATGAATCGACCGCCGCCAGAAATTTCCCGTCCCGATTTTCAACCAGAACAGGCATACCAAAGAATCCGGGATTTTCGATATTCGCTACCACAGACGATGAGTCCGGATGGAAGATCTGAAACGTGCCGTAAACATCGCGCGAGAATACATACTCGCCCTGCTTTTTTACACTGCTGACAAATGATTCAGTAGGGTATTTCGCGATCACGGCCGGATTCAGCGGATCGGTCAGATCCAGCCGAAGCGTACCGCTGTCAGAATAGGCGCAGTAGCCATCCTCTCCGAGCGCGGTGAAGTCTACAACCGGATGGTAGAACAAGACCTTTCCCAGGTAAGGCGGGTGGTCAGGATTGGAAGCGATGTCGTAGAGATGAATTCCGTTATAGCTGTCCACCAGGTACAGAAGCGGGCCATGTTTTTCGACTGCGACCGCGTTGGAAGCCTGCTTAAGCTGGGCAATCAATGCGGGGTTATGCCTGTCGGTCAGGTCAAAAATCTTGAGCCCATCGAAACCACAGGCCAGGTACAGCCTGAGACGCTCGTATTCCAAATCCTCAAACTCGGTCGGCAGGCTGGTTTCAGCGATCACCTGCGGATAATCCTCAGGTTGTACGCGCACAAAAGCCAACTGCCCAGCTTCAGAATAACATAGAAGTTCACTCACAAGTCTGCGGCAATACTGATAATCCTGGCTCAAGGGAACAGTGGCCAGGCTGTCCATCTGCCAGAATCGATTGAGCGGTTTATAGACAGTCAAACCGGAATTGAAGAGAGCGAAGAGATGACCGTCGGAATAGTTCAGATCGGAAACATTGCGCCAGAACCTGCTGTCGGCCAGGCGCACGTAAAGGGAATCCTCCGCATCAGCGCTCTTTATCGGTGCTGATACAACGAGGATCAAAAGAAGCAGAATCCAGATGTCGTACCTCTGTTTTACCATGTTCAATTAATCATTTCAGCAGTATCATCTTGCGCGAGAGATTCCCCTGCGAGCTTTCCAGCCTGTAGAAATAAACTCCGCTGGCAACCGGTTTTCCGGACTGGTCACGACCGTCCCAGACGACCGCATGGCGTCCGGCTTCAAACCTGCCCCGCGCCAGCGTCTTCACTTTTCTTCCGAGTATATTATAAACTTCCAGTTTAATATCTCCGCTTCTCATCAAACGGAAATTGACCACAGTTTCGGCGTTGAACGGGTTGGGATAATTCTGTCGGAGGGCGAAATTTTCCGGATGAGGCGGTGCAGTCTGCCGGTCATCATCAGCATCAACAATCACCTGCTCCGGTGGAGTTGGGTAAAGGATCCCGGAATTGCGACTGTCTGCGGCGAACTGCCCCCAGGCGGTCATAATCGACTGGTATCCGGTTTCGAGTTCCCAGGCATACACCGCGGTATCATCGGAAGTCATCAGCAGGTCCGCGCTCAGACGGTCATGGCCGAAATTGCATATCACCGGTATATGCAGTCTGTACAGGACACTGCCGGGATGCGCAAAAGAATACTTCGGCCAGCCTTCCAGAACCTGACCGCTGAGATCGAAAGCGTAGACTTTTTCCGCGTTCTGTCCAGGGAAGAAATTTCCTCCCCGCACAATGATGTCATATAAACTGTCTCCGTCGATGTCGGAAATGATCGGTGCTCCCGCACTGCCCCGGAAACTTGCCAGCCAGCTTTCGCCGGCGACATTGGGACGGCCCCAGACAGTGCCGTCGGAACGCACCGCCCAGACCTCGGCAAAATCGAATGACGAAATAGTGAAGACCATCTCCGCTTTTCCATCGAAATCCAGATCGGCCGGGGCGGGGTAATTTATCAGGTAATTGAACCGATCCAGTTTCTTGGGAAAGCCCGGAAAGATTGTACCATCGACTTCCATGATCACGGCAAAGATTGCGAAATCATCCAGCCTCCTGCCGATCACTCCCAGCTCCAGAGTAGAGTCTCCGTCGAAATCCGCCATGCAGGCACCCGAAATACCGGTCATATCAGAAATCTGCGCTTTCTCGAGGAAGTCCGGTTCGATCGCGTTACGGGTATTCAGAACCGT encodes the following:
- a CDS encoding T9SS type A sorting domain-containing protein codes for the protein SLPVAISQGFVDGFPVGLTDMTDYAPAVYDIDNNGYEEVVITTRSGVRAYNHLGKFVPGGWRFNDGGNFQGPPAVYDIDQDGFGEVAFVSENGLHLYSYDGYEKPGFPKDVPVNNAQNGFPTVFFNDLDGDGYFEIVHVTLEGEIYAYRHDGTSYFASRDGFFGEVNGFVREYLPFVFCEDFNNDGEREIIVVMSNSITVLNTRNAIEPDFLEKAQISDMTGISGACMADFDGDSTLELGVIGRRLDDFAIFAVIMEVDGTIFPGFPKKLDRFNYLINYPAPADLDFDGKAEMVFTISSFDFAEVWAVRSDGTVWGRPNVAGESWLASFRGSAGAPIISDIDGDSLYDIIVRGGNFFPGQNAEKVYAFDLSGQVLEGWPKYSFAHPGSVLYRLHIPVICNFGHDRLSADLLMTSDDTAVYAWELETGYQSIMTAWGQFAADSRNSGILYPTPPEQVIVDADDDRQTAPPHPENFALRQNYPNPFNAETVVNFRLMRSGDIKLEVYNILGRKVKTLARGRFEAGRHAVVWDGRDQSGKPVASGVYFYRLESSQGNLSRKMILLK
- a CDS encoding T9SS type A sorting domain-containing protein, which codes for MVKQRYDIWILLLLILVVSAPIKSADAEDSLYVRLADSRFWRNVSDLNYSDGHLFALFNSGLTVYKPLNRFWQMDSLATVPLSQDYQYCRRLVSELLCYSEAGQLAFVRVQPEDYPQVIAETSLPTEFEDLEYERLRLYLACGFDGLKIFDLTDRHNPALIAQLKQASNAVAVEKHGPLLYLVDSYNGIHLYDIASNPDHPPYLGKVLFYHPVVDFTALGEDGYCAYSDSGTLRLDLTDPLNPAVIAKYPTESFVSSVKKQGEYVFSRDVYGTFQIFHPDSSSVVANIENPGFFGMPVLVENRDGKFLAAVDSFKAARIYEVENGWGLKPLAEISSAGSIEDVVLHGGFAYVASGAGPLLIVKPDADGNLNMIERHPARADDLEIAGDYLFIADNYNRRIWITMMLEDGSLHEILSIPITIDIHSMSAVVAGDQRALLAFRSRGNIHLHEIELSLGSYHERASLYKLSALSDVHIDRDYLYYATRGGNGKAYDISDPEAIDFIDNINWGIGINELLFDGTYIYGVGNEGLRRYVLADGVPVFDGVENALADTLYDVELYEDFLVCGAKNSGLVIFEKDADSLIQVSSYQTSGGLVNLALADSLLLAADDFSLLSYQLSLSEFEKQAPDEVIPEKFRLAQNYPNPFNAETVIELDIPEAVSGQTLEVEIFNALGQKVRQLSRQVVSAGSLDLRWDGKADGGGRLASGIYFLRVKVGGIDEVVKMLLLK